A window of the Synechococcus sp. JA-3-3Ab genome harbors these coding sequences:
- a CDS encoding trypsin-like serine protease → MAHPSKSRSWSPVVGLWLALGLSACGGGNSGRPLPPLPAPPAGRIEGSHFDDLNGNGLWDPGEPGLPGITTFLDLNSNGRLDPGEPSTVSDANGNFRFSNLSPGTYRVTAILPPGRVFTTPRPGAGRIVGGRPAQPGAFPWMVALLDATEPDPFQAQFCGGSLIAPEWVLTAAHCFFDPRGEPDVDVQSLDLLLGTTVLQIGAGQRIQAAQIVIHPNYDPRRGTEGGNDIALVRLSRPVALPTLPLVQPNQTNLTAPGTLATILGWGATFPSALDQEPSGFPRALQQAEVPLVSNEVCNAPQSYNGAILETMLCAGFPQGGVDTCKGDSGGPLVVPTSSGFALAGIASFGQGCAQPNFYGVYTRVSSFVGFVQSVIGSAPSPAPTPSPPPSTGTTASFVVNLREGEAVSGLNFGSRAL, encoded by the coding sequence ATGGCCCATCCCTCAAAGTCTCGCTCCTGGTCTCCTGTGGTGGGGCTGTGGCTGGCTCTGGGCCTCAGCGCCTGTGGCGGAGGGAATTCCGGTCGCCCCCTGCCGCCGCTCCCGGCCCCTCCTGCAGGACGCATCGAGGGATCCCATTTCGACGATCTCAACGGCAATGGTCTGTGGGATCCAGGGGAACCAGGGCTGCCGGGCATCACCACCTTTCTGGACTTGAACAGCAATGGACGCCTCGATCCAGGGGAACCCAGCACTGTCAGCGATGCCAACGGCAACTTTCGTTTCTCCAACTTGTCCCCCGGCACCTACCGGGTTACTGCCATCTTGCCTCCAGGGCGAGTGTTCACCACGCCGCGCCCAGGAGCGGGGCGGATTGTCGGTGGTAGGCCGGCTCAGCCGGGAGCCTTTCCCTGGATGGTGGCCTTGCTAGACGCGACTGAACCGGATCCTTTTCAGGCGCAGTTTTGCGGGGGATCCCTGATTGCCCCGGAGTGGGTGCTTACCGCCGCCCACTGCTTTTTCGACCCTCGAGGCGAGCCGGACGTGGATGTCCAAAGTCTGGATCTGCTGTTGGGTACCACCGTCTTGCAAATCGGTGCCGGCCAGCGAATTCAGGCTGCGCAAATTGTTATCCACCCCAACTACGACCCCCGACGAGGGACAGAGGGGGGGAATGACATTGCCCTGGTGCGCCTCTCTCGGCCAGTGGCCCTGCCTACCCTGCCGCTGGTGCAGCCCAACCAAACCAACCTGACAGCCCCTGGTACTCTCGCCACCATCCTCGGCTGGGGAGCCACCTTCCCCAGCGCCCTGGATCAAGAACCCAGCGGCTTTCCCAGGGCTCTACAGCAGGCCGAAGTTCCCCTCGTCAGCAACGAGGTGTGCAATGCTCCCCAGTCTTACAACGGCGCCATTTTGGAAACCATGCTCTGCGCTGGCTTTCCTCAAGGGGGTGTGGATACTTGCAAGGGTGATAGCGGTGGGCCCTTGGTTGTTCCTACCAGCAGTGGCTTTGCCCTAGCCGGGATTGCTAGTTTTGGCCAAGGTTGCGCCCAGCCCAATTTCTACGGGGTGTACACGCGAGTGTCCAGCTTTGTGGGTTTTGTACAATCCGTAATCGGCAGCGCCCCCAGCCCAGCGCCAACGCCTTCTCCGCCGCCTTCCACCGGAACAACGGCCTCGTTTGTCGTAAATTTGAGAGAGGGTGAGGCGGTTTCGGGCCTCAACTTTGGCAGCCGCGCCCTGTAA
- a CDS encoding ParA family protein, producing the protein MNIAVLGFKGGVGKTTTAVHLALYLQQRCAAQAGTPQVSLLLDADPNRSASRWAERGSPFPV; encoded by the coding sequence ATGAATATCGCGGTCTTGGGGTTCAAAGGAGGTGTGGGCAAAACCACCACGGCGGTACACCTGGCCCTCTACCTTCAACAACGGTGCGCAGCCCAGGCAGGTACACCCCAGGTGTCGCTGCTGCTCGACGCCGATCCCAATCGCTCTGCTTCTCGCTGGGCAGAACGCGGCTCTCCCTTTCCTGTCTAA
- a CDS encoding ParA family protein, which yields MAGDPTTPTPTSFQHTLIDTPARPTPEQLSLLAERCEVLLLPCSPDALALDALMLTVNALNRLGAKHCKVLLTLVPPWPNRDGAEARSFLQQAGIPLCHHSIRRTVAFQQAALEGVCVNEIPDPRAKQAWSDYVAVGEEILS from the coding sequence GTGGCCGGGGATCCCACCACGCCCACGCCCACGAGCTTTCAGCATACGCTGATCGACACCCCCGCCCGCCCCACCCCCGAACAGTTGAGCCTGCTGGCGGAGCGGTGTGAAGTATTGCTTTTGCCCTGTTCTCCAGATGCCCTGGCCCTGGATGCTCTGATGCTGACTGTTAACGCCCTGAACCGTTTGGGGGCAAAACACTGCAAAGTTTTGCTGACGCTGGTTCCCCCCTGGCCCAACCGGGATGGGGCCGAGGCCCGCAGCTTTCTCCAACAGGCCGGGATCCCGCTCTGCCACCATTCGATTCGCCGCACGGTGGCCTTTCAGCAGGCTGCCCTGGAGGGAGTCTGTGTCAACGAGATCCCGGATCCCAGAGCCAAGCAAGCCTGGTCAGACTACGTTGCGGTGGGAGAGGAAATCCTGTCATGA
- a CDS encoding 1-deoxy-D-xylulose-5-phosphate reductoisomerase, translated as MQAITLLGSTGSIGTQTLDLVAQYPERFRVVGLTSYSNVTLLAEQVWRFRPQIVAIGREELLPELRSLLTGMRPLPELVAGTEGLCQVAAHPAAQRVVTGIVGCAGLLPTLAAIRAGKDIALANKETLVAGGPVVLPLVREYGVKLIPVDSEHSAIFQCLQGVPPGSLRRILLTASGGAFRDWPAEKLDQVTLADALKHPNWVMGRKITIDSATLMNKGLEVIEAHWLFGLDYDRIEVLIHPQSIVHSLIELADTSVLAQLGWPDMHLPILYGLSWPERLATPWDPLDLVKLGSLTFKAPDHRKYPCLQLAYAAGQAGGTLPAVLNAANEAAVALFLQERIRFLDIPRLLEQVCERHQVIPAPSLEDILEVDAWARQQVELLAQQAPAQVLA; from the coding sequence ATGCAAGCCATCACTCTGCTCGGCTCCACCGGCTCCATTGGCACCCAAACTCTGGATTTGGTGGCCCAGTATCCAGAGCGTTTTCGGGTTGTCGGCTTGACCAGCTACAGCAATGTTACCCTCCTGGCAGAACAGGTGTGGCGGTTTCGGCCCCAGATTGTGGCCATCGGTCGGGAGGAGCTGCTGCCGGAGCTGCGATCCCTGCTGACCGGGATGCGGCCGCTGCCGGAGCTGGTGGCGGGAACGGAGGGGCTGTGTCAGGTGGCGGCCCACCCGGCGGCCCAGCGGGTGGTGACCGGGATCGTTGGCTGTGCCGGCCTCTTGCCCACCTTGGCCGCTATCCGCGCCGGCAAAGACATTGCCCTGGCCAACAAAGAAACCCTGGTGGCAGGCGGCCCGGTGGTGCTGCCCCTGGTACGAGAGTACGGCGTCAAGCTCATCCCGGTGGACTCGGAGCATTCGGCCATCTTTCAATGCCTACAGGGGGTGCCGCCGGGATCCCTGCGCAGGATCTTGTTGACGGCTTCCGGGGGAGCTTTTCGGGATTGGCCTGCCGAAAAACTAGATCAGGTCACCTTGGCCGACGCCCTCAAACACCCCAACTGGGTGATGGGGCGCAAGATCACCATCGACTCGGCCACCCTGATGAACAAGGGCCTGGAGGTGATCGAGGCCCACTGGCTGTTTGGTTTGGATTATGACCGGATCGAGGTCCTCATCCACCCCCAGAGCATTGTCCACTCCTTGATCGAGCTGGCAGATACTTCTGTTCTGGCCCAGTTGGGCTGGCCGGATATGCACCTGCCCATCCTCTATGGCCTCAGTTGGCCGGAGCGCTTAGCCACCCCTTGGGATCCCCTCGATTTGGTCAAGCTGGGATCCCTCACTTTTAAGGCTCCGGATCACCGCAAGTACCCTTGCCTACAACTGGCTTATGCTGCTGGACAGGCAGGAGGAACCCTGCCGGCAGTGTTGAATGCCGCCAACGAAGCGGCGGTGGCCCTCTTCCTACAGGAGCGCATCCGCTTTTTGGACATCCCTCGCCTTTTGGAGCAGGTGTGCGAGCGGCACCAGGTCATCCCTGCCCCCAGCCTGGAGGACATTCTGGAAGTGGATGCCTGGGCGCGGCAACAGGTGGAGCTGCTGGCGCAGCAGGCCCCGGCCCAAGTTCTGGCCTGA
- a CDS encoding ABC transporter ATP-binding protein yields the protein MAGSHLRQLAHYLRPYRRQVALGIGSLLVVNGLGVFLPWYVKLAIDDLSQNLAALSPQRIALYALTVLIVSSLMMGIRIASRVWMFGVGRQVEFRLKQAIFEHLLTLQPSYFAQQTLGDILTRITSDVENVRRLLGFALLNSTNTIFAYGTTLPAMFGIEPRLSALALSVFPVMLVLVKLSSSRLQQEQLQVQQELADLSDLIQEDMNGIALIKVYAQEEHEQREFRRRNERLLQANLRLALTRNLLFPSLVALVSLSLLLLLAVGGPQIAAGTLTIGDFSALTLYVERLVFPTTLLGFTITAYQRGQVSLERIDALLRVEPTIRDAPQALPLPLEQVQGRIEARGLTFAYADTGSATPALQDLHFCVEPGQLVAVVGPIGAGKSTLANALPRLLEIQPGQLFLDGQDITQLQLGSLRRAIAYVPQESFLFSATVRDNIRYGKPDAEDWEVEWAAKAAHIHAEILTFPKGYDTLVGERGITLSGGQRQRVALARALLVDAPILILDDSLSSVDNQTAQAILRHLRQARAQKTAIFITHRLTAAAEADQIWVMDKGRIVQKGSHAQLLADPQGLYARLWAKQKLEEALA from the coding sequence GTGGCGGGATCCCATCTCCGACAACTGGCCCATTATCTGCGCCCCTATCGCCGGCAGGTGGCGCTGGGCATTGGATCCCTGCTGGTGGTAAACGGCCTGGGGGTGTTCCTGCCCTGGTACGTCAAGCTGGCCATCGACGATCTCAGCCAGAACTTGGCCGCCCTGTCGCCGCAGCGCATTGCACTTTACGCCCTGACGGTGTTGATCGTCTCCAGCCTGATGATGGGCATTCGCATTGCCTCGCGGGTGTGGATGTTTGGCGTGGGGCGGCAGGTGGAGTTCCGCCTCAAGCAGGCCATCTTCGAGCATTTGCTGACGCTGCAGCCTTCCTACTTTGCCCAGCAGACGCTTGGGGATATCCTCACCCGCATCACCAGCGATGTGGAAAATGTCCGCCGCCTGTTGGGCTTTGCCCTGCTCAACTCGACCAACACAATCTTTGCCTACGGCACCACCTTGCCGGCCATGTTTGGCATTGAGCCGCGTCTGAGCGCCCTGGCCCTATCGGTGTTTCCGGTGATGCTGGTGCTGGTGAAGTTGAGCAGCTCCCGTCTGCAGCAGGAGCAGCTCCAGGTGCAGCAGGAGCTGGCGGATCTAAGCGATCTCATCCAGGAGGACATGAACGGCATTGCCCTGATCAAGGTGTATGCCCAGGAAGAGCACGAGCAGAGGGAGTTTCGCCGCCGCAACGAGCGGCTGCTGCAGGCCAATTTGCGCCTGGCCCTCACCCGCAACCTGCTTTTTCCTTCCCTGGTGGCCTTGGTCAGCCTGAGCCTGCTGCTGCTGCTGGCGGTGGGCGGACCCCAGATTGCCGCCGGGACGCTGACGATTGGGGATTTTTCTGCCCTCACCCTCTACGTGGAACGGCTGGTGTTTCCCACCACTCTGCTGGGCTTTACCATCACTGCCTACCAGCGGGGCCAGGTCAGCCTGGAGCGGATTGACGCCTTGCTGCGGGTAGAGCCCACCATCCGCGATGCTCCCCAGGCTCTACCCCTACCTCTGGAACAGGTGCAGGGGCGTATCGAGGCCAGGGGCCTGACTTTTGCCTATGCCGACACAGGATCCGCAACGCCGGCGCTGCAGGATCTGCACTTTTGCGTCGAGCCGGGCCAATTGGTGGCGGTGGTGGGGCCGATTGGGGCGGGCAAATCCACCCTGGCCAATGCCCTTCCTCGCCTGCTGGAGATCCAGCCGGGGCAACTGTTTTTGGATGGGCAGGACATCACCCAGCTCCAACTGGGATCCCTGCGGCGGGCCATTGCCTACGTGCCCCAGGAGAGCTTTCTGTTCAGCGCCACGGTTCGGGACAACATCCGCTACGGCAAGCCGGATGCCGAAGACTGGGAGGTGGAATGGGCCGCCAAGGCCGCCCACATCCACGCCGAGATCCTCACCTTTCCCAAGGGCTACGACACTCTGGTGGGAGAGCGGGGCATCACCCTTTCTGGCGGCCAGCGGCAGCGGGTGGCCTTGGCCCGGGCTTTACTGGTGGATGCTCCCATCTTGATCCTGGATGACTCTCTCTCCAGCGTGGACAATCAGACGGCTCAGGCCATTCTCCGCCACCTGCGCCAGGCCAGGGCCCAGAAAACGGCGATCTTCATTACCCATCGCCTCACGGCGGCGGCGGAGGCGGATCAGATCTGGGTCATGGACAAGGGCCGCATCGTGCAGAAGGGATCCCATGCCCAGTTGCTGGCAGATCCCCAGGGGCTCTACGCCCGTCTCTGGGCCAAGCAGAAGCTGGAAGAGGCCCTGGCCTAG
- a CDS encoding UDP-N-acetylmuramoyl-L-alanyl-D-glutamate--2,6-diaminopimelate ligase gives METAGIVGVSGAEPSLGQLLNQAGIQPQVVQGSLEGVQVRGLCADSRQVQAGDLFLGMPGSRVDGGEFVREALTRGAVAALIAQEAWEKVSGEAGGGSQPILVLPRSGINRALAQVAAAFYGFPARQLTLVGVTGTNGKTTTTHLIEHLLQAAGRPTALLGTLYNRWPGHCEVAPHTTLFPLELQRSLRQAKEAGAEVAVMEVSSHALAQDRAWGCSFAAAVWTNLTQDHLDFHGSMENYWQAKATLFQPEYLQGRAVVNADDEGGRRLLETIPASLEPWAYSLQPLEGIPALWPGDVQVHPNGLQATLHTPLGTLAVAAPLVGSFNLANLLAAVGVALHLGIPLELIQAALPHFPGVPGRMERVTLPGQDITVIVDYAHTPDGLENLLKALRPQVQGRLICVFGCGGDRDRGKRPQMGRIAATWADRVVVTSDNPRTEDPQQILQDILAGIPGSPWAVEVDRRQAIRLAILEAQPGDTVVIAGKGHEDYQILGREKIHFDDREEARAALALRLCSPLPLGEGLGVRGG, from the coding sequence ATGGAGACTGCCGGGATCGTTGGCGTTAGCGGTGCGGAGCCTTCTCTAGGCCAATTGCTCAACCAAGCCGGGATCCAACCCCAGGTGGTTCAGGGATCCCTAGAGGGCGTGCAGGTCAGGGGTCTGTGTGCCGATTCGCGCCAGGTGCAGGCTGGGGATCTCTTCTTGGGCATGCCGGGATCCCGCGTTGACGGCGGCGAGTTTGTCCGCGAGGCGCTCACCCGAGGAGCCGTGGCGGCCCTTATTGCCCAGGAGGCTTGGGAGAAAGTTAGCGGAGAGGCTGGAGGAGGCAGTCAGCCCATTCTGGTTTTGCCCCGCAGCGGCATCAACAGGGCCCTGGCCCAGGTGGCGGCGGCCTTCTACGGCTTTCCCGCCCGCCAGCTTACCCTGGTGGGAGTTACCGGCACCAACGGCAAGACCACCACCACCCATCTCATCGAGCATCTGCTGCAGGCCGCCGGTCGCCCCACTGCTTTGCTGGGCACCCTCTACAACCGCTGGCCTGGGCACTGTGAAGTAGCCCCCCACACCACCCTGTTTCCGCTGGAGCTGCAGCGCAGCCTGAGACAAGCCAAAGAAGCCGGGGCGGAGGTGGCGGTGATGGAGGTCAGCTCCCATGCCTTGGCCCAGGATCGGGCCTGGGGGTGTAGCTTTGCCGCTGCCGTCTGGACCAACCTCACCCAGGATCACCTGGATTTCCACGGCAGCATGGAAAACTACTGGCAGGCCAAGGCCACCCTCTTCCAGCCGGAGTACTTGCAGGGGCGGGCGGTGGTCAACGCCGACGACGAGGGGGGACGGCGGCTGCTTGAGACCATCCCAGCCTCTCTGGAGCCCTGGGCCTATTCCCTGCAGCCCCTGGAAGGGATCCCTGCCCTCTGGCCCGGCGACGTTCAAGTTCACCCCAACGGCCTGCAGGCCACCCTGCACACCCCTCTGGGCACCTTGGCCGTGGCAGCGCCCCTGGTGGGATCCTTCAACCTGGCCAACCTGCTGGCGGCGGTGGGGGTGGCGCTGCACCTGGGGATCCCCCTTGAGCTCATCCAGGCGGCCCTGCCCCATTTTCCCGGGGTGCCGGGGCGGATGGAGCGGGTAACCTTGCCGGGGCAGGACATCACGGTAATCGTGGACTATGCCCACACCCCCGATGGGCTGGAGAACTTGCTCAAGGCCCTGCGCCCGCAAGTGCAAGGCCGGCTGATCTGCGTCTTTGGCTGTGGCGGGGATCGGGATCGGGGCAAACGCCCACAGATGGGCCGCATTGCCGCCACCTGGGCCGACCGGGTGGTGGTGACCTCGGATAACCCCCGCACCGAGGATCCACAGCAGATCTTGCAGGATATCCTGGCCGGGATCCCTGGATCCCCCTGGGCGGTGGAGGTGGATCGGCGCCAAGCCATCCGCCTGGCCATCCTAGAGGCCCAGCCGGGCGATACGGTGGTGATTGCCGGCAAAGGCCACGAGGACTACCAGATCCTGGGCAGGGAGAAAATCCACTTCGACGACCGAGAAGAAGCCCGTGCCGCCCTCGCCCTACGCCTCTGCTCCCCTCTCCCTTTGGGAGAGGGGCTGGGGGTGAGGGGCGGCTAA
- the carA gene encoding glutamine-hydrolyzing carbamoyl-phosphate synthase small subunit, whose product MVSSTLEAPEKVFPWHARQPALLVLADGTAFPGWSFGAPGTAVGEVVFNTGMTGYQEVITDPSYRGQLITFTCPELGNTGINELDQESARPQAAGIIARNVSRLASSWRATGTLPEYLKGHGIPGIAGVDTRALTRRLRSQGVMNGAISTEILDPQALLERVRQAPSMQGLSLVAEVTTPKPYEWLEPTPADWDYGRSQGIPIPDPPLRVVALDFGIKRNILRRLARYGCRVMVLPAHASPEEILSYNPDGILLSNGPGDPAAETTAIRTTQALLQSGKPMFGICLGHQILSLALGGSTYKLKFGHRGLNHPCGLEKEVEITSQNHGFAVEAASLPGDGVAISYLNLNDRTVAGIRHRQLPLFSVQYHPEASPGPHDADHLFREFVELMLQNRSR is encoded by the coding sequence ATGGTCTCCTCAACTCTTGAAGCTCCGGAAAAAGTCTTCCCCTGGCACGCTCGGCAGCCGGCTCTGTTGGTGCTGGCCGATGGCACCGCCTTCCCCGGCTGGTCGTTTGGGGCGCCAGGCACGGCGGTGGGGGAGGTGGTGTTCAACACGGGCATGACCGGCTACCAGGAGGTGATTACCGATCCAAGCTATCGGGGGCAGTTGATCACGTTCACCTGCCCGGAGTTGGGGAACACCGGGATCAACGAGCTGGATCAGGAGTCGGCCCGGCCCCAGGCCGCCGGGATCATCGCCCGCAACGTGTCGCGCCTGGCCAGCTCCTGGCGGGCCACAGGAACCCTGCCTGAATATCTAAAAGGGCACGGGATCCCGGGCATTGCTGGGGTGGACACGCGGGCCCTGACGCGGCGGCTGCGCTCCCAGGGGGTGATGAATGGGGCCATCTCGACGGAGATCCTGGATCCGCAGGCGTTGCTGGAGCGGGTGCGCCAGGCCCCTTCCATGCAGGGGCTGAGCCTGGTGGCAGAGGTAACAACCCCTAAGCCCTACGAGTGGCTGGAGCCCACCCCCGCCGACTGGGACTATGGCCGCAGCCAAGGGATCCCGATTCCGGATCCCCCCTTGCGGGTGGTGGCGCTGGATTTTGGCATCAAGCGCAACATCTTGCGCCGCCTGGCCCGCTACGGCTGCCGGGTGATGGTGTTGCCGGCCCACGCCAGCCCCGAGGAGATTTTGAGTTACAACCCCGACGGGATCCTCCTCTCCAACGGGCCGGGGGATCCGGCGGCAGAGACGACGGCCATCCGCACCACCCAGGCGCTGCTGCAGAGCGGGAAGCCGATGTTCGGCATCTGCCTAGGCCACCAGATCCTCAGCCTGGCCCTGGGCGGATCCACCTACAAGCTCAAGTTCGGCCACCGCGGCCTCAACCACCCCTGTGGGCTGGAGAAGGAAGTGGAGATCACCAGCCAAAACCACGGCTTTGCGGTGGAGGCCGCTTCGCTCCCTGGGGATGGGGTGGCGATCAGCTACCTCAACCTCAATGACCGCACCGTGGCCGGGATCCGCCACCGCCAGTTGCCCCTCTTTTCGGTGCAGTACCACCCGGAAGCCAGCCCCGGCCCCCACGATGCCGACCACCTCTTTCGGGAGTTTGTCGAGCTGATGCTGCAAAACCGCTCGCGTTAG
- a CDS encoding GspH/FimT family pseudopilin, with the protein MLALEKKTIGRAQPLRSLGFTLVEVLAVVVIIGILAGLAVPSGINIWARIQLEDAQNKVERALRTARTNARASLQGRAWVVGIDNSDPNVPTLVIQDEEGLCDEPTPCQWVRLNNFVTVSNTFNGGRAVFDSEGRARQLGRFVVSSTYSQGENRCVVVSTLIGTLRKDNNPECGNVANEPEEV; encoded by the coding sequence ATGTTGGCCTTGGAGAAAAAAACAATTGGCCGAGCTCAGCCGCTTCGATCCCTGGGCTTTACGCTGGTAGAAGTCCTGGCGGTGGTGGTTATTATCGGCATTCTGGCCGGGCTGGCCGTCCCCTCCGGGATCAACATCTGGGCGCGCATCCAACTGGAGGACGCGCAAAACAAGGTGGAGCGAGCCCTGCGCACCGCCCGCACCAACGCCAGAGCCTCTCTCCAGGGCCGCGCTTGGGTGGTCGGGATCGATAACTCAGATCCCAATGTCCCCACGCTGGTGATCCAGGACGAGGAGGGCCTTTGCGATGAGCCCACCCCTTGCCAGTGGGTGCGCCTGAATAATTTTGTTACTGTCAGCAATACCTTCAACGGCGGAAGGGCCGTTTTCGACTCGGAGGGGCGGGCGCGTCAGTTGGGGCGCTTTGTAGTCAGCAGCACCTACTCCCAAGGCGAGAACCGCTGCGTGGTGGTGAGCACGTTGATCGGCACCCTGCGCAAGGACAACAACCCCGAGTGTGGCAACGTGGCCAACGAGCCGGAGGAGGTCTAG
- a CDS encoding PulJ/GspJ family protein translates to MVFKSFRRRASRGFTLIELLVSLLIASIFLLATGMIVVETMRLDREETGRTQVQAELTQAMEYIQQDLAEALYIYNDTEQPNGDGIPDVIQRLYTPGWIRQPAGAIPVVAFWKLEPIPQGCYAGNPTLQQIREGRARLPNQPPDGFPRDQNGRNADWETLLSRRGIYTLVVYYLRRNYNNAGNLADGSTTPWEGNARIERFELRPFARQGNNDCAGRSPFFVEDPDPFRDGFLAWPSEQARARQIPIAGRTDGPRLTTLVSNIFSSREGSPQVAPACPQGYAFGGGRPNGVTFPELEDNQNDVGFYVCVRQSVGADRPQDVIINITATAMERANPGLFRRYIRNATSVDISEVSRYLLPMQTLVLARGVINRQLS, encoded by the coding sequence ATGGTTTTCAAGAGTTTTCGCCGCCGAGCCAGCAGAGGGTTTACCCTCATTGAGTTGTTGGTCTCGCTGCTGATTGCCTCCATCTTTCTCCTGGCCACAGGGATGATCGTCGTCGAGACGATGCGGCTGGATCGGGAGGAGACAGGGCGCACCCAGGTGCAGGCGGAGCTGACCCAAGCCATGGAATATATCCAGCAGGATCTGGCGGAGGCTCTCTACATTTACAACGACACCGAACAACCCAATGGAGACGGGATCCCGGATGTTATCCAGCGGCTTTACACCCCCGGCTGGATCCGCCAACCCGCGGGCGCTATCCCGGTTGTCGCCTTTTGGAAGCTGGAGCCGATCCCGCAGGGATGCTACGCGGGCAACCCCACCTTGCAACAGATTCGCGAAGGCCGTGCTAGATTGCCCAACCAACCACCTGATGGGTTCCCGCGCGACCAGAACGGCAGAAATGCGGATTGGGAAACGCTGCTCAGCCGCCGCGGCATCTACACCTTGGTGGTGTATTACCTGCGCCGCAACTACAACAACGCCGGCAACTTGGCGGATGGTTCGACAACCCCTTGGGAAGGCAACGCGCGGATCGAGCGTTTTGAGCTGAGACCTTTTGCAAGGCAGGGGAACAACGACTGCGCCGGGCGCAGCCCGTTCTTTGTCGAAGATCCCGATCCTTTCCGAGATGGTTTTCTCGCTTGGCCTTCCGAGCAGGCCCGAGCACGCCAGATCCCGATTGCCGGCAGGACAGATGGCCCCCGCCTGACAACTCTAGTCTCCAACATCTTCAGCAGCCGAGAGGGAAGTCCGCAGGTTGCGCCCGCTTGCCCGCAGGGCTATGCCTTTGGTGGCGGCAGGCCCAACGGCGTCACCTTCCCAGAGCTGGAAGATAACCAAAACGACGTGGGCTTCTATGTCTGCGTGCGGCAAAGCGTCGGCGCTGACCGACCGCAGGATGTGATCATCAACATCACCGCCACGGCCATGGAGCGGGCCAACCCTGGCCTTTTCCGTCGCTACATCCGAAATGCCACCAGCGTCGATATCTCAGAGGTGTCGCGCTACTTGCTGCCAATGCAAACACTGGTTCTTGCCCGCGGCGTTATCAACCGTCAGCTCTCCTAG
- a CDS encoding prepilin-type N-terminal cleavage/methylation domain-containing protein — protein sequence MNKWRLWQQHQAEGFTLIEVLASVVLVALAMAALAPALTLVAYRRAMSERVELANRLAQEEVDRIRTLVDIELAAAPRAFQDPVRLAQLPMVGADPLADTPPPDEMPADANAGNYMHRDRYSLRLAQVQVPGRNPEEYVIQTFRDEGAPCIDRRQNEIIAGVPCSFLMGVRVYHRFSFDPNTRRALPGLRAEVVSANQNLANADVWLFPMAASFVEVNPAANLGDVCRQIAIARGEDPVERCRAFPLPVNPVAP from the coding sequence ATGAACAAGTGGCGGCTTTGGCAGCAACACCAAGCGGAGGGTTTCACCCTCATTGAAGTCTTGGCTTCGGTCGTCCTCGTGGCCCTGGCCATGGCTGCTCTTGCCCCTGCCCTTACCTTAGTTGCCTACCGGCGGGCCATGAGCGAGCGGGTGGAGCTGGCCAATCGCCTGGCCCAGGAGGAGGTGGATCGCATCCGCACCCTGGTGGATATCGAGCTGGCTGCTGCTCCAAGGGCTTTTCAGGATCCAGTTCGGTTGGCCCAACTGCCTATGGTAGGAGCCGACCCGCTGGCAGACACCCCACCCCCTGACGAAATGCCCGCCGATGCAAATGCCGGCAACTACATGCACAGAGACAGGTATTCTCTTCGCCTGGCCCAAGTTCAAGTGCCGGGGCGGAATCCGGAAGAGTACGTCATCCAAACCTTCCGCGACGAGGGGGCACCCTGCATCGACCGGCGCCAAAATGAGATCATCGCGGGAGTGCCCTGCAGCTTTCTCATGGGTGTGAGGGTTTACCACCGCTTTTCTTTTGATCCAAACACTCGCCGAGCGCTGCCTGGCTTGAGGGCGGAGGTGGTTTCGGCCAACCAGAACTTGGCCAATGCCGATGTCTGGCTCTTTCCCATGGCCGCCTCGTTTGTAGAAGTCAACCCCGCCGCCAACTTGGGAGATGTTTGCCGGCAGATAGCCATCGCCAGAGGTGAGGATCCCGTCGAGAGGTGCCGGGCTTTCCCCCTGCCTGTTAATCCTGTTGCACCGTGA